One stretch of Eretmochelys imbricata isolate rEreImb1 chromosome 1, rEreImb1.hap1, whole genome shotgun sequence DNA includes these proteins:
- the LOC144257465 gene encoding fibronectin type III domain-containing protein 9-like has product MGVTIQNVTGSTAMVIWPPMAICDDSFYSIMYHPNRNNMLSGYSRKNFQKEERVPASRSSFVIENLTPLTTYILCVTCQSANPSSDQCRIFHTLEEDPASASNKKKNLALGIWLTSSILLLIIAGILLYGCLHIWYRKRRERVEGQNMNSEQDKGEAWTINKSHTPEQFNKQGRLVQSVEGKNAEGIQLATTIENPLTSKEPTMQTSKSQELVPMTVGPF; this is encoded by the coding sequence ATGGGAGTAACAATACAAAATGTAACAGGAAGCACAGCAATGGTAATTTGGCCACCCATGGCCATTTGTGATGACAGCTTTTACAGTATTATGTATCATCCCAACAGGAACAACATGCTGTCAGGTTATTCAAGAAAAAATTTTCAGAAAGAAGAGCGAGTGCCTGCTAGTCGGTCTTCATTTGTCATAGAAAACCTAACTCCACTAACCACCTACATATTGTGTGTAACCTGCCAATCTGCAAACCCCTCCAGTGACCAGTGCAGAATTTTTCACACATTAGAAGAAGATCCAGCATCTgcaagcaacaaaaaaaaaaatctggccctgggtatCTGGCTAACTAGCAGTATTCTGCTTCTCATCATTGCCGGGATCCTCCTTTACGGCTGCCTGCATATATGGTACCGCAAGAGACGAGAACGTGTAGAAGGACAAAACATGAACTCAGAACAGGACAAGGGGGAGGCTTGGACAATAAACAAGTCACACACCCCAGAGCAGTTTAACAAGCAAGGCAGATTAGTCCAAAGTGTTGAGGGTAAGAATGCAGAAGGTATCCAACTGGCTACCACAATAGAAAATCCCTTAACTTCTAAGGAGCCTACCATGCAAACTTCTAAAAGCCAGGAATTAGTGCCGATGACAGTTGGGCCATTTTAA